From a single Nothobranchius furzeri strain GRZ-AD chromosome 9, NfurGRZ-RIMD1, whole genome shotgun sequence genomic region:
- the LOC139071659 gene encoding uncharacterized protein: MDSIEHAIQSVLPQLQREKVEAVIHEFETTLGVEGPDDLQFIKEADISHLLSPIQCRRLINSFKSHPKSPQPITSSPVSSPSSSFSNEPCTSPLTSPQGHSKWVDGFQVQWDKMRPALQRAIDDGNRPEPGDRRHMVKVIVDSMREHCLNPTRKDCTTVAKAITQMYPGSFLDKTDEGESIGCGYFTLLQQLKTRVEYVNRDNTLSRLRRPRRSDTSDDDQPPPPAKCAKIDSYGCINWQPQEYPEGETAQSLEEKRKEMIDIFTQDGPKAAERGRVKELMTNTYSKQREDINADPSPSILDISKRWPFLLSWKLLLSHFTTLTGVDLYTRLKDDMDKKG; encoded by the exons ATGGACTCCATTGAGCATGCAATACAGAGCGTGCTACCACAGCTACAGAGGGAGAAGGTGGAAGCAGTGATTCACGAGTTTGAAACCACATTGGGTGTGGAAGGGCCAGATGATCTTCAGTTTATCAAAGAGGCAGACATCAGTCACCTACTATCGCCCATTCAGTGCAGAAGATTGATTAATTCTTTCAAAAGTC ATCCAAAAAGTCCTCAGCCTATCACCTCCTCACCCGTTTCTTCCCCCTCTAGCTCATTTTCAAATGAGCCTTGCACCAGTCCATTAACCAGTCCACAAGGACACAGCAAATGGGTAGACGGTTTTCAGGTGCAATGGGACAAAATGAGGCCCGCTCTCCAAAGAGCCATTGATGATGGTAATCGTCCAGAGCCAGGGGATCGCAGACACATGGTGAAAGTCATTGTTGATTCCATGAGAGAACACTGCTTGAACCCGACACGAAAAGACTGCACAACAGTAGCAAAAGCTATAACTCAGATGTATCCTGGCAGCTTTTTAGATAAAACAGATGAGGGAGAAAGTATTGGATGTGGATACTTCACTTTACTGCAGCAGCTGAAAACCAGAGTTGAATATGTCAACAGAGACAACACACTCTCCCGCCTGAGGAGGCCCAGAAGGTCAGACACAAGTGATGATGACCAGCCGCCACCACCTGCCAAATGTGCTAAAATCGACAGTTATGGTTGTATTAACTGGCAGCCACAGGAGTATCCAGAGGGGGAAACGGCTCAATCACTAGAAGAAAAGAGGAAAGAAATGATAGATATTTTTACTCAAGATGGACCAAAGGCAGCTGAGAGAGGAAGGGTAAAGGAACTTATGACAAATACATATTCAAAACAGCGAGAAGACATCAATGCTGACCCATCTCCCAGCATTCTGGACATAAGTAAACGGTGGCCATTTCTCCTGTCTTGG